One Pseudomonas abieticivorans genomic region harbors:
- a CDS encoding MBL fold metallo-hydrolase — translation MLDSPTPAVPVSDMASQKQDGQYRNQRVLPRDSFLKKLRIGIKYLLLSKPKGTRPQAPLPVQALTREQLLAAPDNSLWRLGHSTILLKVSQCFFITDPVFGERASPVQWAGPKRFHQPPISIAELPPIKAVILSHDHYDHLDEQAVRQLAGKTEYFLTTLGVGDRLIEWGIPAQKVRQLDWWQETEIDGTRFAATPTQHFSGRTLFDSNSTLWASWVMIEPGWRVFFSGDSGYFDGFKTIGDTYGPFDLTLMETGAYNVNWSHVHMQPEESLQAHIDLRGKWMLPIHNGTFDLSIHDWNEPFERIVALAEARQVPVSTPQMGERVDLLNPQTGRKWWMLGGASGDAQQPQVRPGAPGELR, via the coding sequence ATGCTCGACTCACCGACCCCTGCCGTCCCTGTTTCAGACATGGCCTCGCAAAAGCAGGATGGCCAGTATCGCAATCAGCGCGTGCTGCCCCGTGACAGTTTTCTGAAAAAGCTGCGCATCGGCATCAAATACCTGTTACTGAGCAAACCCAAGGGTACCCGGCCTCAGGCGCCGCTGCCGGTGCAGGCGCTGACCCGCGAGCAATTGCTGGCGGCACCCGACAACAGCCTCTGGCGCCTGGGCCACTCGACCATTTTGCTCAAGGTAAGCCAGTGTTTTTTCATTACCGATCCGGTGTTCGGCGAGCGCGCCTCGCCGGTGCAGTGGGCCGGCCCCAAGCGTTTTCATCAGCCGCCCATCAGCATTGCCGAGCTGCCGCCGATCAAGGCGGTGATCCTTTCCCACGACCACTACGATCACCTCGACGAACAGGCGGTCAGGCAGTTGGCCGGCAAGACCGAATATTTTCTCACCACCCTTGGGGTGGGTGATCGGTTGATCGAGTGGGGCATCCCCGCGCAAAAGGTCCGCCAGTTGGACTGGTGGCAAGAGACCGAAATCGACGGCACGCGCTTTGCGGCCACACCTACCCAGCATTTTTCCGGGCGCACGCTGTTCGACAGCAACAGCACGCTTTGGGCTTCCTGGGTAATGATCGAGCCGGGTTGGCGGGTATTTTTCAGCGGCGACTCTGGCTATTTCGACGGTTTCAAGACCATTGGCGACACCTACGGGCCCTTTGACCTGACGCTGATGGAAACGGGGGCCTACAACGTCAATTGGTCCCATGTGCACATGCAGCCTGAAGAAAGCCTGCAGGCGCATATCGATTTGCGTGGCAAGTGGATGCTGCCGATTCACAATGGCACGTTCGATTTGTCGATCCACGATTGGAACGAGCCGTTCGAGCGCATCGTAGCCTTGGCCGAGGCCCGGCAGGTGCCGGTGAGTACGCCACAGATGGGCGAACGGGTGGACCTGCTGAACCCGCAAACGGGCCGCAAGTGGTGGATGCTGGGTGGGGCGAGCGGCGATGCGCAGCAGCCCCAAGTGCGGCCCGGTGCCCCGGGGGAGCTTCGATAA